A single window of Patescibacteria group bacterium DNA harbors:
- the polX gene encoding DNA polymerase/3'-5' exonuclease PolX, which produces MKNQEIAKIFYKISEYLEMDEVAFRPYAYNRAALTLDNLDQNIEEIYKEKGLKGLKEIPGIGEHLALKIEEYLKTGKIKYYEKLKKESPIDVSSLTAIESLGPKKIKTLYQKLGIRNVKQLEKAAKAHKIAPLFGFGEKTEQNILQGIEFLKKEKGRFLLAEILPTAQDIYKKLKKLKEVEKIDIVGSLKRMRETIRDVDILVASKRPKKVMDFFITLDGIEKVWSKGTTKASIRMKEGFDVDIRVVPRDSYGSALQYFIGSKEHNIATRKIAIKKGLKLNEYGLFKGRKKIAGKDEKQIYELLGMAWVPPEMRENQGEIELALKDKLPELIELKDIKGDLHCHSDWNGGENSILEMAKKAISLEYQYIGISDHTKFLRIENGLNEKQLLKQRKEIDRLNEKFKRKKSKFRILQGAETNILKDGSIDIKDEALEKLDYVIAGIHSSFKMKKDEMTDRMIKAMKNPHIDIISHPTGRLLKKREQYEIDFDKIIKTAKEYGVILEINSHPVRLDLNGQNIRRCKKAGVKMVINADSHHRSHMRYVELGVAQARRGWAEKKDIINARPLNKLLEYFK; this is translated from the coding sequence ATGAAAAATCAGGAAATTGCTAAAATATTTTATAAAATTTCAGAGTATTTAGAAATGGATGAAGTTGCTTTTAGGCCTTATGCTTATAATAGAGCAGCCTTGACTTTAGATAATTTAGATCAGAACATAGAAGAGATTTATAAAGAAAAAGGACTCAAAGGTTTAAAAGAAATTCCAGGAATAGGAGAACATCTTGCTTTAAAGATTGAGGAATATTTAAAAACTGGAAAAATTAAGTATTATGAAAAATTAAAAAAGGAATCACCTATTGATGTGAGTAGCCTTACTGCTATTGAGAGCTTGGGTCCTAAAAAAATTAAAACCCTATATCAGAAATTAGGGATTAGAAATGTAAAGCAGCTGGAAAAAGCAGCAAAAGCGCATAAAATAGCGCCTCTTTTTGGTTTTGGGGAGAAAACTGAACAAAACATCTTGCAAGGCATTGAATTTTTAAAAAAAGAAAAAGGAAGATTTCTTTTAGCAGAAATATTGCCGACAGCCCAGGATATTTATAAAAAATTAAAAAAATTAAAAGAAGTTGAAAAAATTGATATAGTCGGTTCTTTAAAAAGAATGAGAGAGACAATAAGAGATGTTGATATTTTAGTGGCCTCTAAAAGACCAAAGAAAGTAATGGATTTTTTTATAACTTTGGACGGGATTGAAAAAGTATGGAGTAAAGGAACAACCAAGGCTTCGATAAGAATGAAGGAGGGTTTTGATGTTGATATTAGAGTAGTTCCTAGAGATAGCTATGGTTCAGCACTGCAGTATTTTATTGGTTCAAAAGAGCACAATATTGCAACTAGAAAAATTGCAATAAAAAAAGGATTAAAATTAAATGAATACGGTTTATTTAAAGGAAGAAAGAAAATTGCAGGAAAAGATGAAAAACAGATTTATGAGTTATTGGGTATGGCATGGGTTCCTCCTGAAATGAGAGAAAATCAAGGCGAAATTGAATTGGCCTTAAAAGATAAACTTCCAGAACTTATTGAATTAAAAGATATTAAAGGAGATTTGCATTGCCATTCTGATTGGAATGGTGGTGAAAATTCAATACTGGAAATGGCAAAAAAAGCAATTAGTTTAGAATATCAATACATTGGCATTTCAGACCACACTAAATTTTTGAGAATTGAAAATGGTTTAAATGAAAAGCAATTACTAAAACAAAGAAAAGAAATAGATAGATTAAATGAAAAATTTAAAAGGAAAAAATCAAAATTCAGAATTCTACAAGGTGCTGAAACAAATATTTTAAAAGACGGATCAATTGACATTAAAGATGAAGCACTAGAAAAATTAGATTATGTTATTGCTGGAATTCATTCAAGTTTTAAAATGAAAAAAGATGAAATGACAGATAGAATGATCAAAGCAATGAAAAATCCGCACATTGATATTATTTCTCATCCTACAGGCAGGCTTCTTAAAAAAAGAGAGCAATATGAAATTGATTTTGATAAAATTATTAAAACTGCAAAAGAATATGGTGTTATTCTAGAAATTAATTCACATCCTGTTAGGCTGGACTTAAATGGTCAAAATATTAGAAGATGCAAAAAAGCTGGGGTTAAAATGGTTATTAATGCAGATTCTCATCACAGGAGTCACATGAGATATGTGGAATTAGGAGTTGCCCAGGCGCGTCGTGGTTGGGCAGAGAAAAAAGACATTATTAATGCTCGGCCTTTAAATAAATTGCTGGAATATTTCAAATAA
- a CDS encoding MFS transporter, producing MSTPINKIIKTLIVSDLVMAAGWGFVGPVFAIFIMQNIAVDSIAHAAQVAGFASLTYWMLKSILQIPIGRYLDKNHGEQDDFWFMFFGTFLSGFVPFIFMISSEPLHIYIAQCVQAVAMAMVIPSWSAVFTRHIDKGEEAYEWGLRSTSLGFGSGIAGATGGILVAVFGFKIVFILVSAFTFISALLLLIIKSDVAPHNKVLPIVPRSRLPF from the coding sequence ATGTCAACACCTATAAATAAGATTATCAAGACTTTAATAGTTAGTGATCTTGTAATGGCTGCTGGTTGGGGTTTTGTTGGACCTGTTTTTGCTATATTTATTATGCAAAACATTGCAGTTGATAGTATTGCTCATGCTGCTCAGGTCGCTGGCTTTGCGTCATTGACTTATTGGATGTTGAAATCAATTCTGCAGATTCCAATTGGGAGGTACTTAGATAAAAACCATGGTGAGCAAGATGATTTCTGGTTTATGTTTTTTGGAACATTTTTAAGCGGTTTTGTCCCTTTCATATTCATGATTTCTTCAGAACCTTTACATATTTATATTGCTCAGTGTGTTCAGGCTGTTGCAATGGCAATGGTAATACCTTCTTGGTCAGCTGTGTTTACAAGACATATTGATAAAGGAGAAGAAGCATATGAATGGGGATTAAGGAGTACAAGCTTAGGCTTTGGTTCAGGAATTGCTGGAGCTACGGGTGGAATTTTGGTTGCAGTGTTTGGTTTTAAAATCGTTTTTATTCTAGTGAGCGCATTCACTTTTATCTCAGCCCTGCTTTTGTTAATCATTAAAAGTGATGTTGCTCCGCATAATAAGGTTCTTCCAATAGTTCCTCGTTCTAGATTACCATTTTAA
- a CDS encoding flippase-like domain-containing protein gives MKKIFLFLISLFIGIGIFLWIGKIVGWSEIGSAFLLFTGTHGIIIFTLTFIVILIGNRKWQEILRAQDVKISFFELLKAFLAGFSVMFLAPVLVWAGEILRGYVIRRKNKVSWSKIMASVFIDRVLEWTINLIVIVLGSFYFLYKIGLPSKNLLMIFGGVFLIFFSAIAYFYFKISKKESIVKFLFKITGFKKHSKNNLFFEAEKEIFDFFKWQNKFMQKSFLLSFLRAGVMCLRAWVLVLFLGKNIEVLSAFSLLGFTYLAAMIPIPTALGSHEAIQTFAFKSLGLTLSSATAFTMIIRGAELLVALLGIMMVLRVGIGFFKNIFFKEVEEAGEFITENDV, from the coding sequence ATGAAAAAAATATTTCTTTTTTTAATTTCTCTTTTTATTGGAATTGGTATTTTCTTATGGATTGGTAAAATTGTTGGCTGGAGCGAAATAGGGTCTGCTTTCCTTCTTTTCACCGGTACTCACGGCATAATCATTTTTACTTTAACGTTTATTGTAATACTTATTGGCAATAGAAAGTGGCAAGAGATTTTAAGAGCGCAAGATGTTAAAATTTCTTTTTTCGAACTTTTAAAAGCATTTTTAGCAGGTTTTAGCGTAATGTTTTTAGCGCCTGTTCTTGTTTGGGCTGGAGAGATTTTAAGGGGTTATGTCATAAGAAGAAAAAATAAGGTTTCCTGGTCAAAAATAATGGCATCAGTGTTTATTGACAGGGTGCTGGAGTGGACAATTAATTTAATAGTAATTGTTTTAGGAAGCTTTTATTTTCTATATAAAATTGGTTTGCCTTCAAAAAATCTATTAATGATTTTTGGCGGCGTGTTTTTAATATTTTTTTCAGCAATTGCATATTTCTATTTCAAGATTTCAAAAAAAGAAAGCATTGTTAAGTTCCTTTTTAAAATTACTGGCTTTAAAAAACATAGTAAAAACAATCTTTTTTTTGAAGCTGAAAAAGAGATTTTTGATTTTTTCAAATGGCAAAATAAATTTATGCAAAAAAGCTTTTTATTGTCATTCCTGCGGGCAGGAGTAATGTGCTTGAGAGCCTGGGTTTTAGTTCTTTTTTTAGGGAAAAATATTGAAGTTCTGTCAGCGTTTTCTCTTTTAGGTTTTACATATCTTGCAGCAATGATTCCGATTCCTACAGCCTTAGGTTCTCATGAAGCAATCCAAACTTTTGCTTTTAAATCTTTAGGATTAACTCTATCGTCCGCAACTGCCTTTACAATGATAATCAGGGGAGCAGAGTTATTGGTGGCTTTACTTGGAATTATGATGGTACTTAGAGTTGGAATAGGTTTTTTTAAAAATATATTTTTTAAAGAAGTTGAAGAAGCAGGGGAGTTTATTACTGAAAATGATGTATAA